From Coregonus clupeaformis isolate EN_2021a unplaced genomic scaffold, ASM2061545v1 scaf3197, whole genome shotgun sequence, the proteins below share one genomic window:
- the LOC121560984 gene encoding transmembrane protein 106B-like, with protein sequence MGNSHSHLWKGKDYHDSQSDLTTGPEYIDTKSEEDGKNGDVSQFPYVEFTGRDSVTCPTCQGTGRIPRGQENQLVALIPYSDQRLQPRRTKLYVTVSVSLCLLLSGLAVFFLFPRSIDVSYVGVKSSFVSYDQDKRIVYLNITNTLNITNNNYYAVSLTNITAQVQFSKTVIGKARISNVTTIIPLDKQQIDYTVPTVIADEMSYMFDYCTLKSIKVHNIVVMMQVTVTTSYFGHSEQVSQEIYQYVDCGGNTTSLHGHVKVYQ encoded by the exons ATGGGGAACTCACACTCTCACTTGTGGAAGGGGAAAGACTACCATGACAGTCAGAGTGACCTGACCACTGGTCCAGAGTACATAGATACAAAGAGTGAAGAGGATGGAAAGAATGGAGATGTGTCTCAGTTCCCCTATGTGGAATTTACTGGCAGAGACAGTGTCACATGCCCCACATGCCAGGGCACTGGCAGAATACCACGGG GTCAAGAGAACCAGCTTGTGGCTCTGATTCCATACAGTGACCAGAGGCTCCAACCAAGGAGAAC AAAGCTGTATGTCACTGTGTCCGTGTCTCTTTGCCTTCTGCTGTCTGGCCTGGCCGTGTTTTTCCTGTTCCCTCGTTCTATCGACGTCTCCTATGTGGGGGTGAAGTCTTCCTTCGTCTCCTATGACCAGGACAAACGGATTGTCTATCTCAATATCACA AACACTCTGAACATCACCAATAACAACTACTACGCTGTATCCCTGACCAACATCACAGCCCAAGTGCAGTTCTCTAAGACGGTGATTGGGAAGGCCCGTATTAGCAATGTGACGACCATCATACCACTGGATAAACAGCAG ATTGACTACACGGTTCCCACAGTCATTGCTGATGAGATGAGTTATATGTT CGACTATTGCACCCTGAAGTCCATAAAGGTTCACAACATTGTGGTCATGATGCA GGTGACTGTGACCACGTCCTACTTTGGGCACTCAGAACAGGTCTCCCAGGAGATTTACCAGTATGTGGACTGTGGGGGCAACACCACCTCACTGCATGGACATGTGAAGGTGTATCAGTAA